A portion of the Misgurnus anguillicaudatus chromosome 16, ASM2758022v2, whole genome shotgun sequence genome contains these proteins:
- the map7d3 gene encoding uncharacterized protein map7d3 isoform X12 has protein sequence MAEGATSLKELRAQMAAAAQAQAEERRSQAGNSPTPTAPANVKSQARPVIDGAALKIDDKIRVAKERREEQDKKQAAQKSQLLERERKSRLQVERQMEEKLKKLEEQRRKEEQRRSAVEEKRKQKLEEEKEHYVAVMRRTLERSQRVEQRQKRWSWGGLSDSDNKNDKRSSSTVNLKQTDSVINKRLSSSSATLLNSPDKKSHLCPRSASASPLQPPTHGPLRSRSSDRKKGPSTSASSDAIAGMTEKAEKRFTSPVGKRPASPSTRHRSPSPAPPANTTAPRAPSPGAAKQSPRLRPSSPSGLKQRPPSPQPSTTSKPPPIQKPALTPTGPPTLRKRDPKPKDMSPMMPVTPQTPEAITTPTPSPAPIAKTKEESNSKAMAGTSSAAEASKILAENRRLAREQKEKEEQLRIQREEEERLRKEEEKRQAEEERLRLIEEEKRLAEERKREEEEQAIKAEEERQQNELEEQQKQAELQREREEAEAKAAEEAEKQRLERALIMQKNQQERMERRKRIEEIMKRTRKTDQTDFKSFEGMTDDNGDEVEDQLNCENNKENQAVDSEKSVESVDETLSGMNGETDEESKENSNGPSTENPSMDSPPPKSCLIEGSEFVNEDSNVSLVDGLNGKGGPWSFEELIDLGVHAKSKPLMDDGGPEGPRVAFEDKTSSLHPAPPIEALSEM, from the exons CTGCGGCTGCACAGGCGCAGGCAGAGGAGCGGCGCAGCCAGGCAGGGAACAGCCCAACCCCTACAGCTCCAGCCAACGTGAAGAGCCAGGCCAGACCAG TCATTGATGGTGCAGCCCTGAAAATAGACGACAAAATCAGAGTGGCCAAAGAGAGAAGAGAAGAGCAGGACAAGAAACAAGCTG CCCAAAAGTCCCAGCTCCTTGAGCGAGAGCGCAAGTCTCGGCTGCAGGTGGAGCGACAGATGGAGGAGAAACTGAAGAAGCTGGAGGAGCAGCGAAGAAAGGAGGAACAGAGGAGATCTGCTGTGGAGGAGAAGAGGAAACAGAAATTAGAGGAGGAAAAG gagcACTATGTGGCAGTGATGAGACGTACCCTGGAACGTAGCCAGCGAGTAGAGCAGAGACAGAAGAGATGGTCCTGGGGTGGACTCTCAGATTCTGACAACAAAAACG ACAAGCGCTCTTCCTCCACTGTGAACTTGAAACAGACTGACTCAGTCATCAACAAGCGTCTCTCCTCGTCCTCTGCCACCCTCCTTAACTCTCCCGATAAAA AGTCTCACCTGTGTCCTCGTTCAGCGTCTGCCAGCCCACTGCAACCCCCGACCCACGGACCCTTGCGCAGCCGAAGCAGTGACCGAAAGAAAGGCCCGTCTACATCTGCGTCTTCGGATGCTATCGCCGGTATGACAGAG AAAGCTGAGAAGCGTTTTACATCACCAGTAGGAAAACGTCCTGCCTCACCTTCGACTCGTCATCGATCCCCCTCACCTGCCCCACCTGCTAACACCACCGCCCCAAGAGCGCCCTCACCTGGAGCAGCCAA GCAGAGTCCTCGACTTCGTCCTTCTTCCCCTAGTGGCCTGAAACAACGACCTCCGTCCCCTCAACCATCTACCACATCCAAACCTCCACCCATTCAGAAACCTGCTCTTACACCCACCGGCCCCCCCACCCTTCGCAAGAGGGACCCCAAGCCAAAGGATATGTCTCCTATGATGCCCGTCACTCCCCAGACTCCAGAAGCCATCACCACCCCCACACCTAGCCCAGCACCCATAGCCAAAACCAAAGAAG AATCTAATTCCAAAGCCATGGCAGGTACCAGCTCTGCCGCAGAGGCTTCCAAGATCCTGGCAGAAAACCGACGTCTGGCACGTGAGCAGAAAGAGAAAGAGGAACAACTCCGTATACAAAGAGAAGAGGAGGAGAG GCTAAGGAAAGAGGAGGAGAAGCGACAAGCAGAGGAGGAGCGTTTGAGGCTCATAGAGGAGGAGAAGAGGCTGGCGGAGGAGCGGAAGAGAGAAGAGGAGGAGCAGGCTATTAAAGCAGAGGAGGAGAGGCAGCAAAACGAACTGGAGGAGCAGCAAAAGCAGGCCGAGCTACAGAGAGAG CGTGAGGAGGCTGAAGCAAAGGCGGCAGAGGAGGCAGAGAAGCAGCGCCTGGAGAGAGCACTCATTATGCAGAAAAACCAACAGGAACGCATGGAGAGAAGGAAG AGAATTGAAGAAATTATGAAGAGAACCAGAAAAACAGACCAAACTGATTTTAAG AGTTTTGAAGGCATGACTGATGACAATGGAGATGAGGTTGAGGACCAACTAAACTGTGAAAATAATAAGG AGAATCAGGCAGTCGACTCGGAGAAGAGTGTGGAGTCTGTGGATGAGACACTTTCAGGTATGAATGGAGAAACAGATGAGGAGAGTAAGGAGAACAGCAATGGACCCAGCACAGAGAATCCATCAATGGACAG CCCTCCTCCTAAATCCTGCCTGATAGAAGGCTCTGAGTTTGTCAACGAGGACTCTAATGTGAGCCTGGTGGATGGACTAAATGGTAAAGGTGGACCCTGGAGCTTTGAGGAGCTGATCGACCTGGGCGTTCATGCAAAAAGCAAACCTCTGATGGACGACGGGGGCCCCGAAGGACCCAGAGTGGCCTTTGAAGATAAAACAAGCTCCTTACATCCAGCCCCGCCTATTGAAGCCCTGTCCG AGATGTGA
- the map7d3 gene encoding uncharacterized protein map7d3 isoform X9, translated as MAEGATSLKELRAQMAAAAQAQAEERRSQAGNSPTPTAPANVKSQARPVIDGAALKIDDKIRVAKERREEQDKKQAAQKSQLLERERKSRLQVERQMEEKLKKLEEQRRKEEQRRSAVEEKRKQKLEEEKEHYVAVMRRTLERSQRVEQRQKRWSWGGLSDSDNKNDKRSSSTVNLKQTDSVINKRLSSSSATLLNSPDKTRRSLAAPMDTGVLSRLLTPTQASLARSKSAAALSADGADAQESHLCPRSASASPLQPPTHGPLRSRSSDRKKGPSTSASSDAIAGMTEKAEKRFTSPVGKRPASPSTRHRSPSPAPPANTTAPRAPSPGAAKQSPRLRPSSPSGLKQRPPSPQPSTTSKPPPIQKPALTPTGPPTLRKRDPKPKDMSPMMPVTPQTPEAITTPTPSPAPIAKTKEESNSKAMAGTSSAAEASKILAENRRLAREQKEKEEQLRIQREEEERLRKEEEKRQAEEERLRLIEEEKRLAEERKREEEEQAIKAEEERQQNELEEQQKQAELQREREEAEAKAAEEAEKQRLERALIMQKNQQERMERRKRIEEIMKRTRKTDQTDFKSFEGMTDDNGDEVEDQLNCENNKENQAVDSEKSVESVDETLSGMNGETDEESKENSNGPSTENPSMDSPPPKSCLIEGSEFVNEDSNVSLVDGLNGKGGPWSFEELIDLGVHAKSKPLMDDGGPEGPRVAFEDKTSSLHPAPPIEALSEM; from the exons CTGCGGCTGCACAGGCGCAGGCAGAGGAGCGGCGCAGCCAGGCAGGGAACAGCCCAACCCCTACAGCTCCAGCCAACGTGAAGAGCCAGGCCAGACCAG TCATTGATGGTGCAGCCCTGAAAATAGACGACAAAATCAGAGTGGCCAAAGAGAGAAGAGAAGAGCAGGACAAGAAACAAGCTG CCCAAAAGTCCCAGCTCCTTGAGCGAGAGCGCAAGTCTCGGCTGCAGGTGGAGCGACAGATGGAGGAGAAACTGAAGAAGCTGGAGGAGCAGCGAAGAAAGGAGGAACAGAGGAGATCTGCTGTGGAGGAGAAGAGGAAACAGAAATTAGAGGAGGAAAAG gagcACTATGTGGCAGTGATGAGACGTACCCTGGAACGTAGCCAGCGAGTAGAGCAGAGACAGAAGAGATGGTCCTGGGGTGGACTCTCAGATTCTGACAACAAAAACG ACAAGCGCTCTTCCTCCACTGTGAACTTGAAACAGACTGACTCAGTCATCAACAAGCGTCTCTCCTCGTCCTCTGCCACCCTCCTTAACTCTCCCGATAAAA CTCGCCGTTCATTGGCTGCACCCATGGACACCGGTGTCCTCAGTCGCCTGCTCACACCCACCCAGGCCTCACTAGCTAGAAGCAAGAGTGCTGCGGCCTTGTCCGCCGATGGAGCCGACGCCCAAG AGTCTCACCTGTGTCCTCGTTCAGCGTCTGCCAGCCCACTGCAACCCCCGACCCACGGACCCTTGCGCAGCCGAAGCAGTGACCGAAAGAAAGGCCCGTCTACATCTGCGTCTTCGGATGCTATCGCCGGTATGACAGAG AAAGCTGAGAAGCGTTTTACATCACCAGTAGGAAAACGTCCTGCCTCACCTTCGACTCGTCATCGATCCCCCTCACCTGCCCCACCTGCTAACACCACCGCCCCAAGAGCGCCCTCACCTGGAGCAGCCAA GCAGAGTCCTCGACTTCGTCCTTCTTCCCCTAGTGGCCTGAAACAACGACCTCCGTCCCCTCAACCATCTACCACATCCAAACCTCCACCCATTCAGAAACCTGCTCTTACACCCACCGGCCCCCCCACCCTTCGCAAGAGGGACCCCAAGCCAAAGGATATGTCTCCTATGATGCCCGTCACTCCCCAGACTCCAGAAGCCATCACCACCCCCACACCTAGCCCAGCACCCATAGCCAAAACCAAAGAAG AATCTAATTCCAAAGCCATGGCAGGTACCAGCTCTGCCGCAGAGGCTTCCAAGATCCTGGCAGAAAACCGACGTCTGGCACGTGAGCAGAAAGAGAAAGAGGAACAACTCCGTATACAAAGAGAAGAGGAGGAGAG GCTAAGGAAAGAGGAGGAGAAGCGACAAGCAGAGGAGGAGCGTTTGAGGCTCATAGAGGAGGAGAAGAGGCTGGCGGAGGAGCGGAAGAGAGAAGAGGAGGAGCAGGCTATTAAAGCAGAGGAGGAGAGGCAGCAAAACGAACTGGAGGAGCAGCAAAAGCAGGCCGAGCTACAGAGAGAG CGTGAGGAGGCTGAAGCAAAGGCGGCAGAGGAGGCAGAGAAGCAGCGCCTGGAGAGAGCACTCATTATGCAGAAAAACCAACAGGAACGCATGGAGAGAAGGAAG AGAATTGAAGAAATTATGAAGAGAACCAGAAAAACAGACCAAACTGATTTTAAG AGTTTTGAAGGCATGACTGATGACAATGGAGATGAGGTTGAGGACCAACTAAACTGTGAAAATAATAAGG AGAATCAGGCAGTCGACTCGGAGAAGAGTGTGGAGTCTGTGGATGAGACACTTTCAGGTATGAATGGAGAAACAGATGAGGAGAGTAAGGAGAACAGCAATGGACCCAGCACAGAGAATCCATCAATGGACAG CCCTCCTCCTAAATCCTGCCTGATAGAAGGCTCTGAGTTTGTCAACGAGGACTCTAATGTGAGCCTGGTGGATGGACTAAATGGTAAAGGTGGACCCTGGAGCTTTGAGGAGCTGATCGACCTGGGCGTTCATGCAAAAAGCAAACCTCTGATGGACGACGGGGGCCCCGAAGGACCCAGAGTGGCCTTTGAAGATAAAACAAGCTCCTTACATCCAGCCCCGCCTATTGAAGCCCTGTCCG AGATGTGA
- the map7d3 gene encoding uncharacterized protein map7d3 isoform X13: MAEGATSLKELRAQMAAAAQAQAEERRSQAGNSPTPTAPANVKSQARPVIDGAALKIDDKIRVAKERREEQDKKQAAQKSQLLERERKSRLQVERQMEEKLKKLEEQRRKEEQRRSAVEEKRKQKLEEEKEHYVAVMRRTLERSQRVEQRQKRWSWGGLSDSDNKNARRSLAAPMDTGVLSRLLTPTQASLARSKSAAALSADGADAQASASPLQPPTHGPLRSRSSDRKKGPSTSASSDAIAGMTEKAEKRFTSPVGKRPASPSTRHRSPSPAPPANTTAPRAPSPGAAKQSPRLRPSSPSGLKQRPPSPQPSTTSKPPPIQKPALTPTGPPTLRKRDPKPKDMSPMMPVTPQTPEAITTPTPSPAPIAKTKEESNSKAMAGTSSAAEASKILAENRRLAREQKEKEEQLRIQREEEERLRKEEEKRQAEEERLRLIEEEKRLAEERKREEEEQAIKAEEERQQNELEEQQKQAELQREREEAEAKAAEEAEKQRLERALIMQKNQQERMERRKRIEEIMKRTRKTDQTDFKSFEGMTDDNGDEVEDQLNCENNKENQAVDSEKSVESVDETLSGMNGETDEESKENSNGPSTENPSMDSPPPKSCLIEGSEFVNEDSNVSLVDGLNGKGGPWSFEELIDLGVHAKSKPLMDDGGPEGPRVAFEDKTSSLHPAPPIEALSEM; encoded by the exons CTGCGGCTGCACAGGCGCAGGCAGAGGAGCGGCGCAGCCAGGCAGGGAACAGCCCAACCCCTACAGCTCCAGCCAACGTGAAGAGCCAGGCCAGACCAG TCATTGATGGTGCAGCCCTGAAAATAGACGACAAAATCAGAGTGGCCAAAGAGAGAAGAGAAGAGCAGGACAAGAAACAAGCTG CCCAAAAGTCCCAGCTCCTTGAGCGAGAGCGCAAGTCTCGGCTGCAGGTGGAGCGACAGATGGAGGAGAAACTGAAGAAGCTGGAGGAGCAGCGAAGAAAGGAGGAACAGAGGAGATCTGCTGTGGAGGAGAAGAGGAAACAGAAATTAGAGGAGGAAAAG gagcACTATGTGGCAGTGATGAGACGTACCCTGGAACGTAGCCAGCGAGTAGAGCAGAGACAGAAGAGATGGTCCTGGGGTGGACTCTCAGATTCTGACAACAAAAACG CTCGCCGTTCATTGGCTGCACCCATGGACACCGGTGTCCTCAGTCGCCTGCTCACACCCACCCAGGCCTCACTAGCTAGAAGCAAGAGTGCTGCGGCCTTGTCCGCCGATGGAGCCGACGCCCAAG CGTCTGCCAGCCCACTGCAACCCCCGACCCACGGACCCTTGCGCAGCCGAAGCAGTGACCGAAAGAAAGGCCCGTCTACATCTGCGTCTTCGGATGCTATCGCCGGTATGACAGAG AAAGCTGAGAAGCGTTTTACATCACCAGTAGGAAAACGTCCTGCCTCACCTTCGACTCGTCATCGATCCCCCTCACCTGCCCCACCTGCTAACACCACCGCCCCAAGAGCGCCCTCACCTGGAGCAGCCAA GCAGAGTCCTCGACTTCGTCCTTCTTCCCCTAGTGGCCTGAAACAACGACCTCCGTCCCCTCAACCATCTACCACATCCAAACCTCCACCCATTCAGAAACCTGCTCTTACACCCACCGGCCCCCCCACCCTTCGCAAGAGGGACCCCAAGCCAAAGGATATGTCTCCTATGATGCCCGTCACTCCCCAGACTCCAGAAGCCATCACCACCCCCACACCTAGCCCAGCACCCATAGCCAAAACCAAAGAAG AATCTAATTCCAAAGCCATGGCAGGTACCAGCTCTGCCGCAGAGGCTTCCAAGATCCTGGCAGAAAACCGACGTCTGGCACGTGAGCAGAAAGAGAAAGAGGAACAACTCCGTATACAAAGAGAAGAGGAGGAGAG GCTAAGGAAAGAGGAGGAGAAGCGACAAGCAGAGGAGGAGCGTTTGAGGCTCATAGAGGAGGAGAAGAGGCTGGCGGAGGAGCGGAAGAGAGAAGAGGAGGAGCAGGCTATTAAAGCAGAGGAGGAGAGGCAGCAAAACGAACTGGAGGAGCAGCAAAAGCAGGCCGAGCTACAGAGAGAG CGTGAGGAGGCTGAAGCAAAGGCGGCAGAGGAGGCAGAGAAGCAGCGCCTGGAGAGAGCACTCATTATGCAGAAAAACCAACAGGAACGCATGGAGAGAAGGAAG AGAATTGAAGAAATTATGAAGAGAACCAGAAAAACAGACCAAACTGATTTTAAG AGTTTTGAAGGCATGACTGATGACAATGGAGATGAGGTTGAGGACCAACTAAACTGTGAAAATAATAAGG AGAATCAGGCAGTCGACTCGGAGAAGAGTGTGGAGTCTGTGGATGAGACACTTTCAGGTATGAATGGAGAAACAGATGAGGAGAGTAAGGAGAACAGCAATGGACCCAGCACAGAGAATCCATCAATGGACAG CCCTCCTCCTAAATCCTGCCTGATAGAAGGCTCTGAGTTTGTCAACGAGGACTCTAATGTGAGCCTGGTGGATGGACTAAATGGTAAAGGTGGACCCTGGAGCTTTGAGGAGCTGATCGACCTGGGCGTTCATGCAAAAAGCAAACCTCTGATGGACGACGGGGGCCCCGAAGGACCCAGAGTGGCCTTTGAAGATAAAACAAGCTCCTTACATCCAGCCCCGCCTATTGAAGCCCTGTCCG AGATGTGA
- the map7d3 gene encoding uncharacterized protein map7d3 isoform X8: MAEGATSLKELRAQMAAAAQAQAEERRSQAGNSPTPTAPANVKSQARPVIDGAALKIDDKIRVAKERREEQDKKQAAQKSQLLERERKSRLQVERQMEEKLKKLEEQRRKEEQRRSAVEEKRKQKLEEEKEHYVAVMRRTLERSQRVEQRQKRWSWGGLSDSDNKNGQADSGSASSPVAIVISPASPVSKPPRSQTSQDKRSSSTVNLKQTDSVINKRLSSSSATLLNSPDKTRRSLAAPMDTGVLSRLLTPTQASLARSKSAAALSADGADAQASASPLQPPTHGPLRSRSSDRKKGPSTSASSDAIAGMTEKAEKRFTSPVGKRPASPSTRHRSPSPAPPANTTAPRAPSPGAAKQSPRLRPSSPSGLKQRPPSPQPSTTSKPPPIQKPALTPTGPPTLRKRDPKPKDMSPMMPVTPQTPEAITTPTPSPAPIAKTKEESNSKAMAGTSSAAEASKILAENRRLAREQKEKEEQLRIQREEEERLRKEEEKRQAEEERLRLIEEEKRLAEERKREEEEQAIKAEEERQQNELEEQQKQAELQREREEAEAKAAEEAEKQRLERALIMQKNQQERMERRKRIEEIMKRTRKTDQTDFKSFEGMTDDNGDEVEDQLNCENNKENQAVDSEKSVESVDETLSGMNGETDEESKENSNGPSTENPSMDSPPPKSCLIEGSEFVNEDSNVSLVDGLNGKGGPWSFEELIDLGVHAKSKPLMDDGGPEGPRVAFEDKTSSLHPAPPIEALSEM; the protein is encoded by the exons CTGCGGCTGCACAGGCGCAGGCAGAGGAGCGGCGCAGCCAGGCAGGGAACAGCCCAACCCCTACAGCTCCAGCCAACGTGAAGAGCCAGGCCAGACCAG TCATTGATGGTGCAGCCCTGAAAATAGACGACAAAATCAGAGTGGCCAAAGAGAGAAGAGAAGAGCAGGACAAGAAACAAGCTG CCCAAAAGTCCCAGCTCCTTGAGCGAGAGCGCAAGTCTCGGCTGCAGGTGGAGCGACAGATGGAGGAGAAACTGAAGAAGCTGGAGGAGCAGCGAAGAAAGGAGGAACAGAGGAGATCTGCTGTGGAGGAGAAGAGGAAACAGAAATTAGAGGAGGAAAAG gagcACTATGTGGCAGTGATGAGACGTACCCTGGAACGTAGCCAGCGAGTAGAGCAGAGACAGAAGAGATGGTCCTGGGGTGGACTCTCAGATTCTGACAACAAAAACG GACAGGCTGACAGTGGCTCCGCCTCTTCCCCGGTTGCTATAGTAATCTCCCCTGCCTCTCCAGTCTCCAAGCCGCCCAGGAGTCAGACGTCACAAG ACAAGCGCTCTTCCTCCACTGTGAACTTGAAACAGACTGACTCAGTCATCAACAAGCGTCTCTCCTCGTCCTCTGCCACCCTCCTTAACTCTCCCGATAAAA CTCGCCGTTCATTGGCTGCACCCATGGACACCGGTGTCCTCAGTCGCCTGCTCACACCCACCCAGGCCTCACTAGCTAGAAGCAAGAGTGCTGCGGCCTTGTCCGCCGATGGAGCCGACGCCCAAG CGTCTGCCAGCCCACTGCAACCCCCGACCCACGGACCCTTGCGCAGCCGAAGCAGTGACCGAAAGAAAGGCCCGTCTACATCTGCGTCTTCGGATGCTATCGCCGGTATGACAGAG AAAGCTGAGAAGCGTTTTACATCACCAGTAGGAAAACGTCCTGCCTCACCTTCGACTCGTCATCGATCCCCCTCACCTGCCCCACCTGCTAACACCACCGCCCCAAGAGCGCCCTCACCTGGAGCAGCCAA GCAGAGTCCTCGACTTCGTCCTTCTTCCCCTAGTGGCCTGAAACAACGACCTCCGTCCCCTCAACCATCTACCACATCCAAACCTCCACCCATTCAGAAACCTGCTCTTACACCCACCGGCCCCCCCACCCTTCGCAAGAGGGACCCCAAGCCAAAGGATATGTCTCCTATGATGCCCGTCACTCCCCAGACTCCAGAAGCCATCACCACCCCCACACCTAGCCCAGCACCCATAGCCAAAACCAAAGAAG AATCTAATTCCAAAGCCATGGCAGGTACCAGCTCTGCCGCAGAGGCTTCCAAGATCCTGGCAGAAAACCGACGTCTGGCACGTGAGCAGAAAGAGAAAGAGGAACAACTCCGTATACAAAGAGAAGAGGAGGAGAG GCTAAGGAAAGAGGAGGAGAAGCGACAAGCAGAGGAGGAGCGTTTGAGGCTCATAGAGGAGGAGAAGAGGCTGGCGGAGGAGCGGAAGAGAGAAGAGGAGGAGCAGGCTATTAAAGCAGAGGAGGAGAGGCAGCAAAACGAACTGGAGGAGCAGCAAAAGCAGGCCGAGCTACAGAGAGAG CGTGAGGAGGCTGAAGCAAAGGCGGCAGAGGAGGCAGAGAAGCAGCGCCTGGAGAGAGCACTCATTATGCAGAAAAACCAACAGGAACGCATGGAGAGAAGGAAG AGAATTGAAGAAATTATGAAGAGAACCAGAAAAACAGACCAAACTGATTTTAAG AGTTTTGAAGGCATGACTGATGACAATGGAGATGAGGTTGAGGACCAACTAAACTGTGAAAATAATAAGG AGAATCAGGCAGTCGACTCGGAGAAGAGTGTGGAGTCTGTGGATGAGACACTTTCAGGTATGAATGGAGAAACAGATGAGGAGAGTAAGGAGAACAGCAATGGACCCAGCACAGAGAATCCATCAATGGACAG CCCTCCTCCTAAATCCTGCCTGATAGAAGGCTCTGAGTTTGTCAACGAGGACTCTAATGTGAGCCTGGTGGATGGACTAAATGGTAAAGGTGGACCCTGGAGCTTTGAGGAGCTGATCGACCTGGGCGTTCATGCAAAAAGCAAACCTCTGATGGACGACGGGGGCCCCGAAGGACCCAGAGTGGCCTTTGAAGATAAAACAAGCTCCTTACATCCAGCCCCGCCTATTGAAGCCCTGTCCG AGATGTGA
- the map7d3 gene encoding uncharacterized protein map7d3 isoform X10, with amino-acid sequence MAEGATSLKELRAQMAAAAQAQAEERRSQAGNSPTPTAPANVKSQARPVIDGAALKIDDKIRVAKERREEQDKKQAAQKSQLLERERKSRLQVERQMEEKLKKLEEQRRKEEQRRSAVEEKRKQKLEEEKEHYVAVMRRTLERSQRVEQRQKRWSWGGLSDSDNKNGQADSGSASSPVAIVISPASPVSKPPRSQTSQDKRSSSTVNLKQTDSVINKRLSSSSATLLNSPDKKSHLCPRSASASPLQPPTHGPLRSRSSDRKKGPSTSASSDAIAGMTEKAEKRFTSPVGKRPASPSTRHRSPSPAPPANTTAPRAPSPGAAKQSPRLRPSSPSGLKQRPPSPQPSTTSKPPPIQKPALTPTGPPTLRKRDPKPKDMSPMMPVTPQTPEAITTPTPSPAPIAKTKEESNSKAMAGTSSAAEASKILAENRRLAREQKEKEEQLRIQREEEERLRKEEEKRQAEEERLRLIEEEKRLAEERKREEEEQAIKAEEERQQNELEEQQKQAELQREREEAEAKAAEEAEKQRLERALIMQKNQQERMERRKRIEEIMKRTRKTDQTDFKSFEGMTDDNGDEVEDQLNCENNKENQAVDSEKSVESVDETLSGMNGETDEESKENSNGPSTENPSMDSPPPKSCLIEGSEFVNEDSNVSLVDGLNGKGGPWSFEELIDLGVHAKSKPLMDDGGPEGPRVAFEDKTSSLHPAPPIEALSEM; translated from the exons CTGCGGCTGCACAGGCGCAGGCAGAGGAGCGGCGCAGCCAGGCAGGGAACAGCCCAACCCCTACAGCTCCAGCCAACGTGAAGAGCCAGGCCAGACCAG TCATTGATGGTGCAGCCCTGAAAATAGACGACAAAATCAGAGTGGCCAAAGAGAGAAGAGAAGAGCAGGACAAGAAACAAGCTG CCCAAAAGTCCCAGCTCCTTGAGCGAGAGCGCAAGTCTCGGCTGCAGGTGGAGCGACAGATGGAGGAGAAACTGAAGAAGCTGGAGGAGCAGCGAAGAAAGGAGGAACAGAGGAGATCTGCTGTGGAGGAGAAGAGGAAACAGAAATTAGAGGAGGAAAAG gagcACTATGTGGCAGTGATGAGACGTACCCTGGAACGTAGCCAGCGAGTAGAGCAGAGACAGAAGAGATGGTCCTGGGGTGGACTCTCAGATTCTGACAACAAAAACG GACAGGCTGACAGTGGCTCCGCCTCTTCCCCGGTTGCTATAGTAATCTCCCCTGCCTCTCCAGTCTCCAAGCCGCCCAGGAGTCAGACGTCACAAG ACAAGCGCTCTTCCTCCACTGTGAACTTGAAACAGACTGACTCAGTCATCAACAAGCGTCTCTCCTCGTCCTCTGCCACCCTCCTTAACTCTCCCGATAAAA AGTCTCACCTGTGTCCTCGTTCAGCGTCTGCCAGCCCACTGCAACCCCCGACCCACGGACCCTTGCGCAGCCGAAGCAGTGACCGAAAGAAAGGCCCGTCTACATCTGCGTCTTCGGATGCTATCGCCGGTATGACAGAG AAAGCTGAGAAGCGTTTTACATCACCAGTAGGAAAACGTCCTGCCTCACCTTCGACTCGTCATCGATCCCCCTCACCTGCCCCACCTGCTAACACCACCGCCCCAAGAGCGCCCTCACCTGGAGCAGCCAA GCAGAGTCCTCGACTTCGTCCTTCTTCCCCTAGTGGCCTGAAACAACGACCTCCGTCCCCTCAACCATCTACCACATCCAAACCTCCACCCATTCAGAAACCTGCTCTTACACCCACCGGCCCCCCCACCCTTCGCAAGAGGGACCCCAAGCCAAAGGATATGTCTCCTATGATGCCCGTCACTCCCCAGACTCCAGAAGCCATCACCACCCCCACACCTAGCCCAGCACCCATAGCCAAAACCAAAGAAG AATCTAATTCCAAAGCCATGGCAGGTACCAGCTCTGCCGCAGAGGCTTCCAAGATCCTGGCAGAAAACCGACGTCTGGCACGTGAGCAGAAAGAGAAAGAGGAACAACTCCGTATACAAAGAGAAGAGGAGGAGAG GCTAAGGAAAGAGGAGGAGAAGCGACAAGCAGAGGAGGAGCGTTTGAGGCTCATAGAGGAGGAGAAGAGGCTGGCGGAGGAGCGGAAGAGAGAAGAGGAGGAGCAGGCTATTAAAGCAGAGGAGGAGAGGCAGCAAAACGAACTGGAGGAGCAGCAAAAGCAGGCCGAGCTACAGAGAGAG CGTGAGGAGGCTGAAGCAAAGGCGGCAGAGGAGGCAGAGAAGCAGCGCCTGGAGAGAGCACTCATTATGCAGAAAAACCAACAGGAACGCATGGAGAGAAGGAAG AGAATTGAAGAAATTATGAAGAGAACCAGAAAAACAGACCAAACTGATTTTAAG AGTTTTGAAGGCATGACTGATGACAATGGAGATGAGGTTGAGGACCAACTAAACTGTGAAAATAATAAGG AGAATCAGGCAGTCGACTCGGAGAAGAGTGTGGAGTCTGTGGATGAGACACTTTCAGGTATGAATGGAGAAACAGATGAGGAGAGTAAGGAGAACAGCAATGGACCCAGCACAGAGAATCCATCAATGGACAG CCCTCCTCCTAAATCCTGCCTGATAGAAGGCTCTGAGTTTGTCAACGAGGACTCTAATGTGAGCCTGGTGGATGGACTAAATGGTAAAGGTGGACCCTGGAGCTTTGAGGAGCTGATCGACCTGGGCGTTCATGCAAAAAGCAAACCTCTGATGGACGACGGGGGCCCCGAAGGACCCAGAGTGGCCTTTGAAGATAAAACAAGCTCCTTACATCCAGCCCCGCCTATTGAAGCCCTGTCCG AGATGTGA